GGTCATCACGCTGAGAAGCGTGATCAACGTACCCATCACAAACTCGGAAACGAGTATGGCTACCAAACCGTGTGGCTTAGATGATTCACTCATCAAATCCTCCCAGATCAAATATGGACGCAAGCATATCACCAGTCGCGGGGCACGTCAACCGATTTGCTCGGAAAGAGTGTGCGTCAAGTTTTTGGGTGATGAAAAAACCTTGCGAAGGTTGAAGGGCAATCATATTTGATTTGTCGTCAAAACCTTCGCATTTATCGAATTCGTTGAATCACAAAAACCTTGAGCGACAATCGTTCGGTCCTTTCCCGCCTTCTTGGCGACGTAGAGCGCCTTGTCCACCCGTATCAAGAGATCATCCAGATTGGAAATACATGAACAAAATGTAATCACGCCAACGCTCACGGTAACTCCAAATTCGATTTGGTTGAAATCAAAGCGCGCTTGCGCCAAACTTGTACGAATACGTTCGGCAAAGAGCCATGCCTGTGCTTTGTCCGATTGTGGAAGCAAAAAGACGAATTCTTCGCCGCCGTAACGCGCAAACGCGTCAATTCTGCGTGATTGAGACATGCAAATACTACTCAACTGGCAGAGCACTAGATCACCCGCCACATGTCCATATGTATCATTGATGTGCTTGAAATTATCCACATCAAACATGATGACGGAAAAAACTCCAGCATAGCGCCTAGCCCGCGCCAATTCGCATTCCGCAAGTTCGATCCAATGTCGCCGATTGAATGCGCCGGTCAATCCATCGCGAATGGCAATCTCGCGTAACTGGGCTTGGAGGTATTCAAGTTGAAACACCATCCGCAGAAAGAGGTAATTGAAAATTGGAGCGATAATCACCGGGGCGGCAATCGCGAAAAAGATGACCTGATTTGAATTCTCGCCATACCAAAGATGGTTGATGCCGATGGAGATGACGACGGAACAGAGGACT
This sequence is a window from Chloroflexota bacterium. Protein-coding genes within it:
- a CDS encoding diguanylate cyclase → MLRRLILRLGIIKASVVTTIVAVLCSVVISIGINHLWYGENSNQVIFFAIAAPVIIAPIFNYLFLRMVFQLEYLQAQLREIAIRDGLTGAFNRRHWIELAECELARARRYAGVFSVIMFDVDNFKHINDTYGHVAGDLVLCQLSSICMSQSRRIDAFARYGGEEFVFLLPQSDKAQAWLFAERIRTSLAQARFDFNQIEFGVTVSVGVITFCSCISNLDDLLIRVDKALYVAKKAGKDRTIVAQGFCDSTNSINAKVLTTNQI